From the Actinomadura luzonensis genome, the window CGTCACCAGCATCCACAAGATGGGCTCGGGCCTGGAGCAGAGCTCGGTCTTCCACCTCCAGGGCGACCTGGTCGCGCCGGAGCTGCTGAAGGAGCGCGCCGACCTGTTCAGCACCACCAGCCCCTCGGTGCTCATCTACGCGGCCCTGGACGGCTGGCGCCGCCAGATGGTCGAGCACGGCCGCGACCTCTACGACCGCGCGCTGAAGCTGGCCGGGCGGGTGCGGGACGAGATCGAGGCCATCGACGGCCTGCACGTGCACGGCCGCGCCGACCTGTGCGGCGAGGGCCGCGCCTGCACCGCCGACCCGATGCAGCTCCTGGTGGACGTCACCGGTCTCGGCACCGGCGGCTACCAGGTCACCGACTGGCTGCGCGAGCACCACCGGATCAACCTCGGCCACTCCGACCACCGCCGGGTCGGCGTGCAGCTCACGCACGCCGACGACGAGGAGACCACCGGCCGGCTGCTGGCCGCGCTGCGGGACCTGAGCGAGCGCGCCGCCGAGCTGCCGCCCGCGCCCCGGATCGAGCTTCCGTCCCCGTCGGAGCTGCGGATGGAGCAGGCCATGCGGCCCCGCGACGCCTTCTTCGCGCGGGTCGAGCACGTGCCCTGGCGGCAGGCCGCCGGCCGGGTCACGGCGGAGATGATCACGCCGTACCCGCCGGGCATCCCCGCCGCGATCCCCGGCGAGCGCCTGACCGAAGAGGTGCTGCGGTACCTGCGGAGCGGGCTGGCGGGCGGGATGGTCATCCCGGACGCGGCCGACACGTCCCTGGACACGGTCCGGGTCGTGGCCGAAGACGATAAGTCCTGATAAGTGGCCTTTTGTGACGTATGGGTAGGGGCGGAGTCATGAGCCATCACACACCCGAGCACGACCCTCGCTCCCGTTTCGAGGACGAGGGCATCCCGGACCTCCAGGACGGCACGCCCGAGCAGCAGTGGGCGGTGGACCCGCAGGAGGCCCCGCTGCCGGCCGACCACCCGGTGGCGGTGAACGACTTCGGCACCACGATCGACGAGCAGATCCAGGGCGAGTCGCTGGACGGCCGCCTCCAGCGCGAGGTGCCAGAGGAGCAGCCGGCGTTCGGGGTGGAGGAGTCCGCCACCGCTGACCGGCTGCCCACCGACCAGGACGACGCGCCCGAGGTCGAGCGGGTCACCGAGGAGAGCGGCCTCGGCGTGGGGTCCGACCTGGACACGAGCTACGAGCGCGACGACGACGTGGACCCGGGGTGGGGCGCGCAGCCCGAGGAGCCGTCCGGCCAGGTGTGGGACGAGCCGCGGCGGGCCGGCCGGCTGGTCGCCCCCGACGAGGGGGCGCACGGCGACACCGAGCCCGACGAGGTCGCGACGGAGGTCGGCCCCGACATGGGCGGCTACAGCGCGGAAGAGGCCGCCATGCGGGTCGAGCCCGAGTAAGGAGGGGGACATGTCCGACGAGGAGCACGAGACGCGCGAGGAGCGCGACAAGCGCCGTGAGCAGGACAAGGGCACGACGTTCGACGCGGAGCTGCACAACATGGGCGGCGACGTCGGCCCGGCCTCGATCCGCGGCTCCAACCCGAGCCCCGGCTCCAAGCCGCGCGACGACGCCGAGCCGAAGGGCGGCTACGCCACGCCCATGGGGTACGTGACCGGCCGCGACGACGAGTGGTCCGCCACGGCGGGCTCCGACGAGAAGGCGGTCGCCGCCCGTACCGACGAGATCGACGACCACGTGGCCACCTACGGCCCGAGCCCGCACCCGATGCCGCCGGACCAGCTCGAACCGCAGGGCGAGGGCGGCGACCCCGGCTTCCGCGTGCGGGGGCCGGTGGACGAGGCCGAGCACGGCATGATCATCGACGACGAGGGCGAGGAGCCCGGCGAGGCGGCCGAGGGGCTGCCCGGCGGCGAGCACATCGGCGCGGGCGTCGACTGGGTGGCCTCCGACGAGGAGGACGACCCGGACGGCGGCTCGGGCCGCACCGACGAGGGCGACGGCGGCTACCTGCCCGGCGAGGGCACCGGAAGGCCGTTCTGAGAAGGGAAGGACATGGCGGACCTGCTGACCGGGGACTTCTACGGGTTCGAGGAGCTGCTCGCCGACGACGAGCGCAAGACGCTGCTGCGGGTGCGGGAGTTCCTGCGCGAGAAGGTCGTGCCCATCGCCAACGACTACTGGGCCCGCGCCGAGTTCCCGACGCACCTGGTGCAGGGGTACGCCGACCTGGGCATCGCCGGGCTCGCCTACGACGAGGTGCCGGGGCCGCGGCCGAGCAGCCTGCTCAGCGGCTTCCTGGCGATGGAGATGGCGCACGCCGACCCGTCGATGGCGACCTTCTTCGGCGTGCACACCGGCCTCGCCATGGGCAGCGTCGCCGCCTGCGGCTCGGCCGAGCAGCGGGAGCGCTGGCTGCCCGCGATGAGCAGGATGGAGAAGATCGGCGCGTTCGCGCTGACCGAGCCGGACGGCGGCTCGGACGTCTCCGGCGGCATGCGCACCACGGCCCGCCGCGAGGGCGACACCTGGGTGCTGGACGGCGCCAAGCGCTGGATCGGCAACGCCACGTTCGCCGACCTCGTCGTGGTGTGGGCCCGCGACCCCGAGGACAAGCACGTCAAGGGGTTCGTGGTGGAGAAGGGCACGCCCGGCTTCACCGCCACCAAGATCGAGAACAAGATGGCGCTGCGCTCGGTGCAGAACGCCGACATCACGCTCGACGGCTGCCGCGTTCCCGAGGCGAACCGGCTGCAGAACGCGCACTCCTTCCGCGACACGGCCGGCATCCTGCGCCGCACCCGCAGCGGCGTCGCCTGGCAGGCGGTCGGCGTGATGCTGGCCGCCTACGAGATCGCCCTCGACTACGCCAAGGAGCGCGAGCAGTTCGGCCGGCCCATCGGCAAGTTCCAGCTCGTGCAGGACCTGCTGGTGCGGATGCTGGGCAACGCCACGGCCTCGCTCGGCATGGTGGTGCGGCTGGCCCAGCTCCAGGACGCCGGCACCTACCGGGACGAGCACTCGGCGCTGGCCAAGGCGTACTGCACGACGCGGATGCGCGAGGTCGTCGGCTGGGCGCGCGAGCTACTGGCGGGCAACGGCATCGTGCTCGACTACGACATCGGCCGCTTCGTGGCCGACGCCGAGGCCCTCTACTCCTACGAGGGCACCCGCGAGATCAACACGCTCATCGTGGGCCGCGCGGTGACGGGGCTGAGCGCCTTCGTCTGATGCGCGGGCGGCCGGCCCTGCGGGGCGGTCAGCACCAGGATGGCCGCCGACAGGAAGGTCAGCGCCACCACCACGAGCAGGACGCAGACCACCTGGCGGGTGCTCACGTGGCAGGCGAAGCGCTGCGGCCCCTGCCGGTTGAGCGCGTCGATGCGGCGGGTGAAGCGGGGATCGCGGCAGCGCAGGTTGCGCTCGATCTCGGCCAGCAGGCGCCGCTCGCGATCGGAGAGGCTCACCGCTCGCTGTCCGCCGGGCCCGTCAGCTCGTCGTCGTCGCGGCGGTGGCGGGTGTGCGGGTAGTGCAGGTCGAAGGCGGGCCGCTCGGAGCGGATCATCGGCATGCTGACGAAGTTGTGCCGGGGCGGCGGGCACGAGGTGGCCCACTCCAGGGAGTTGCCGTAGCCCCAGGGGTCGTCCAGCTCGACGCGGGGCGAGTGCCGGGCGGTCCACCAGACGTTGTAGAGGAACGGCAGCGTCGAGACGCCCAGGACGAACGCGCCGACCGAGGAGATCAGGTGCAGGTCGGTGAAGCCGTCGGCGGCGCTGTAGTCGGCGTAGCGGCGCGGCATCCCGGCCACGCCCAGCCAGTGCTGCACCAGGAACGTGGTGTGGAAACCGATGAACAGCAGCCAGAAGTGCCACTTGCCGATGTGGTCGTTGAGCATCCGGCCGGTCATCTTCGGCCACCAGAAGTAGAACCCGGCGAACATGGCGAACACCACGGTCCCGAACACCACGTAGTGGAAGTGCGCGACGACGAAGTAGGAGTCGTGCAGGTGGAAGTCGAGCGGCGGCGAGCCGAGGATCACCCCGGTCAGGCCGCCGAGCAGGAACGTGATGAGGAACCCGATCGCGAACATCATCGGCGTCTGGAACGTCAGGTGCCCCCGCCACATGGTGCCGATCCAGTTGAAGAACTTCACGCCCGTCGGCACCGCGATGAGGAACGTCAGGAACGAGAAGAACGGCAGCAGCACCTGCCCGGTGGCGAACATGTGGTGCGCCCACACCGTCATCGACAGCCCCGAGATGGCCACGGTCGCGCCCACGAGCCCTATGTAGCCGAAGATCGGCTTGCGGCTGAAGACCGGGATCACCTCGGTGATGATGCCGAAGAACGGCAGCGCGATGATGTAGACCTCGGGGTGCCCGAAGAACCAGAACAGGTGCTGGTAGAGCATGGGGCCGCCGTTGGCGGCGTCGTAGACGTGCGTGCCGAGCTTGCGGTCGGCCTCCAGCGCGAGCAGCGCCGCGGTCAGCACCGGGAACGCCATCAGCACGAGCATGCTGGTCAGCAGCACGTTCCAGGTGAAGATCGACATGCGGAACATGCTGAGCCCGGGCGCGCGCATGCAGATGATCGTGGTGAAGAAGTTGACCGCGCCGAGGATCGTGCCGAGGCCCGACATCGCCAGGCCCATCACCCACAGGTCGCCGCCCTGGCCGACGCTGAACGTGGAGTGCGACAGCGGCGTGTACGCCGTCCAGCCGAAGTCGGGCATGCCGAGGTTGGTGAAGATCGCGCTGAACACGATCAGGCCGCCGAACAGGAACAGCCAGTAGCTGATCGCGTTCAGCCGGGGGAAGGCCACGTCGGGCGAGCCGATCTGCAGCGGCATGATGACGTTGGCGAACCCGGCGAACAGCGGCGTCGCGAACAGCAGCATCATGATCGTGCCGTGCATGGTGAAGAGCTGGTTGTAGGCCTGCTGGCTGACCACCTGCAGCCCCGGCTGGGCCAGCTCGGCGCGGATGATCAGCGCCATGACCCCGGCCAGGGAGAAGAACAGGAACGAGGTGATCAGGTACAGGTAGCCGATCACCTTGTGGTCGGTGGAGGACATCCACCTCGCGATCACCGCCCCCTTGCGGGGGTGACGCGCGGGCGCCAGCGGTGAGGTCAGCGGCTCCTCGCCGGACTTGTACGTCGTCATGGGTGCTCTCCGTCATCCGCGCGCCACGGGTCGAGCATCCGGTACCCGGGCCCCTGGCCGGGAACCTCCTGGTCACCCGGCCTGGCCGAAGTCCTTACGACCGGTTGAGGAGTGCTCGACCGTTTGCAGCTGATGGGAAAGCCAATCCACCACTTTCGCCACGAAACTGATCCGGTTGGCGACCTGGCGGATCTCGTGACCCTCGTCGTCGAAGATCAGCGCCTCGCACGGCAGGCCGAGCGCGCGGGCGGCGGCGAGCACCTGCTCGGCCTCGTACAGGGGGACGTTGGTGTCCGCCGCGCCGTGCACGACCAGGAGCGGGGCCGCCAGCCGGTCGAGGGAGCGCAGCGGCGACAGGGCGCGCAGCAGGTCGCGGTCGGTCTCCGGGTGGCCGTACTCGCCGACGGCGGCCTCGGCGATCCACGGCTCGGTGCGGGCGTAGAAGGTCTCGAAGTCGGCGATGCCGGCCACGTCCACGCCCGCGCGGAACAGGCCCGGGTGGGTGACCAGGGCGGCCAGGGTGAGGTAACCGCCGTACGACCAGCCCGTGCAGGCCAGCCGGCCCGGGTCGGCGAGGCCGCGCGCGACCAGCTCGGCCGCGCAGTCGGCGACGTCCTCGACGGCGCGGAAGCGCAGCGGGCCGTCGTCGGCGCGGCGGAAGGCGCGGCCGTGGCCGCCGGAGCCGCGCACGTTGGGGGCGAACACCCCGATCCCGGCCGCCACCAGGTTCTGGAACAGCGGGTTGAAGGTCGGCCGCTCCTCGTCCTCGGGGCCGCCGTGCAGGTAGAGCGCGTACGGGGCGGGCCCGCTGACGTGCGGCGGCCGGTAGAGCCAGCCGGTCAGCTCCAGCCCGTCGCGGGCGCGGAAGCGCAGGTGCTCGGCCCCGGCCGCGTGCGGCGACGGGCCCGACCCGGCGACCCGCCGGTAGCGGCCCGCCTCCAGGTCGCACACCAGCACGTGGGAGGGCTCCTCTGGGCTCTCCGCGGCGAGCGCGGCCAGGGTGCCGTGCCAGGCGATGCGGGCGGAGGTGACGACGGCGGCGGGCGGCGGCGGCAGCGGGCGCAGCTCGCCCGCCTCCAGGTCGAGGACGTCGAGCTCGCTGCGGCCCGCCCGGTTCCAGACCAGCAGCGCGCGGCGGCCGTCGGCGCTGAGCGCGAACCGGTCCAGCTCGGCGTCCGGCCGCTCGGCCAGCACCTCCGCCTCGCCGGCCCGCCCGTCGAGGGCGGCGTCGAGGGTGACCAGGGCGTCCCGCCGCACGGCCAGCAGGGCGGCGCGGTCACGGCCGGCGTCGGTGAGCAGGTACGCGGTGCGGCCGTCCGGCGACAGCGCGCCGGTGTCCGTCGTGCCGGGCAGGCCGGGCAGCAGCCGCCGCTCCTCGCCGTGCGCCAGGTCCGCCAGGTACATGTGGCGGGCGCCGCGCGGGCCGCGCCGCAGCAGCATCGTCGCGTGGTCGCGGCTGACCCCGGCCGGCCACAGCAGGTGGCCCGCCGCGATCGGCCGGCGCGCCCCAGTGACGGCGTCCACGAGCACGGCGCTGGTCAGGCCGTCGGCGGCGGTCTCGGCGACGAGCAGCGTCTCGCCGCGGCCGGTCCAGCGCACCATCGAGGCACTGCCGCCCGGCGGGGCGGCCAGCGTGCGCAGGTCGCCCCCGTGCGTCTGGACCGCCTCCACCTGCGTGTGCTCGCCGCCGCCCGGCGCGACCAGCACCGCCAGGTGGCCGCCGGTGGGCGCCCAGCTCACGTCCACGACCGGCTGCGGCCCGGTGTCCACCGGCCAGGGCTCGGCGTCCTCGCCGAGCGGCTGGACCCAGACGCGGGGGCTGCCGTCCCGGTCGCTGACGTAGGCGACGGCGCTGTCGTCCGGGGCGAGGGCCGGGGCCAGGCAGCTCTCGGCGGTGAGTCCGGCGGGCGCGGGCAGGCGCGCGAGCCCGCCGAGGTCCGGCGTCGGCGTCATGCGCCGGGTCATACCCCGTGGGCCTGCATCCACAGTTCGAGCAGGCCGAGCTGCCAGAGCGTGTTCACGCCGGTCGTGGTGCGGTCGGCCTCCGGGTCGGCCAGCAGGCGCTCGACGTACTCGGGGCGGAACAGGCCGCGCTCGCGGGCCGCCCGGCTGGTCAGCGCGTCGCGCACCAGCTCCAGGACGGGGCCGTCCACGTGCCGGATGGCGGGCACCGGGAAGTAGCCCTTGGGCCGGTCGATGACGTCGGCGGGCAGCAGGCGGCGGGCGGCGTCCTTCAGCACGCCCTTGCCGCCGTGGGCCAGCTTCAGCTCGGCGGGGCAGGCCGCGGCCAGCTCGACCAGCTCGTGGTCGAGGAACGGCGTGCGGGCCTCCAGGCCGTGGGCCATGGTCATGTTGTCCACCCGTTTGACCGGGTCGTCCACCAGCATGGCGGTGGTCTCCAGGCGCAGCACGGCGTCCAGCGCGGTCTCCGCGCCGGGCCTGGCCAGGTGGGCGCGGACGTAGTCGCCGCTGGCGTCGTGGTCCAGCAGGTGCCCGGGCGCGAGGATGCGGGCCAGCTCGCCGTGCGGGCGGTCGAAGAACTCGCGGGCGTAGACCTCGGCGGCCTGCTCGCGCGGCACGTCCGCGAGCGGCGGGAACCAGCGGTAGCCGGCGAACACCTCGTCGGCCCCCTGCCCGGACTGCACCACCTTGACGTATTTGGCGACCTCCTGCGACAGCAGGTGGAAGGCCACGCAGTCGTGGCTGACCATCGGCTCCGCCATCGCCCGCACCGCCTGCTCCAGGCCGTCCACGAGCCGGCTGTCGGGGATGCGGATGCGGTGGTGGTCGGTGCCGAAGCGCTCGGCGATCAGGTCGGAGTAGGCGAACTCGTCGCCCTTCTCGCCGCCCGCCGGCTCGAAGCCGATGCTGAACGTGGCCAGCCCCTCCTGCCCCTCCTCGGCGAGCAGCGCCACGATCAGGCTGGAGTCCAGGCCGCCGGACAGCAGCACGCCCACCGGCACGTCGGCCACCATGCGGCGGCGCACCGCCGTGCGCAGCGCGTCGAGGACCGCCTGCCGCCACTCGCCGGCGGTGAGGCCGGCGTGCTCGGGCAGCGCGCCGCGGGTGTAGGACGGGTCCCAGTAGCGGTGCTCGCGGCTCGTGCCGTCGGCGTCCACCACCCGTACGGTTGCGGCGGGCAGCTTGCGCACCCCGGCGAGGATGGTCCGCTCCCCCGGCACCAGCGAGTGGAAGGTCATGTAGTGGTGCAGGGCCACCGGGTCCACGGAGGTGTCCACGTCGCCGGCCGCCAGCAGGGCGGGCATGGTCGAGGCGAAGCGCAGCCGGCGGCCGTCCTCGGCCAGGTACATCGGCTTGATGCCGAGCCGGTCGCGGCCGAGCACCAGCCGGCCGGTGTCACGCTCGGCGACGGCGAAGGCGAACATGCCCTTGAAGTGCTCGACGCACGCCGGGCCCCACCGGTGGTAGGCCTTCATCAGCACCTCGGTGTCGGAGGTGGAGAAGAAGGAGTAGCCCTCGCGGCGCAGCTCGTCGCGCAGCTCGCCGTAGTTGTACAGGCAGCCGTTGAAGACCACCGCGAGGCCCAGCTCGCCGTCCACCATCGGCTGGGCCGCCTTCTCCGACAGATCGATGATCTTCAGGCGGCGGTGGCCCAGGGCGATCGGGCCCTGCGACCACAATCCCGAGCCGTCCGGCCCGCGGTCGTGCATCGCCTCCGTCATCCGGTCCACCGCGGCGATGTCCGCCTCGACGCCATCGAAGCGGATCTCGCCGCTCAGCCCGCACATCTACAGGTCCTCCTCGTCGTCAGCACTTGTCGTTCTCAGTACTCGTCGCTCTCGGCACTTGTCGCTCTCAGGCCGCGGGGCGCAGGTCCCGGTCCCAGTCCAGGGCCCGGGTCTCGGCCAGCAGCAGGTCCACCACGTCGCTCAGGCGGCCGCGCCGGGCGTGGGCGGCCCGCTGCCGCGCCGCCGAGCTGCCCCGCGCCAGCGCCCGCCGGGCCAGCGCCGTCACCAGCTCCTGGTCCCCCGCCGCGCGCAGGTGCGGGGCCGCCCGGTCGAGCAGGAGCGCGATCACCTCGGCCGCCGGGCGCGGCACCCCCTTGACCGGATCGACCAGCTCGCCCTCCAGGCCCGAGCGCGCCGCCTGCCAGGTGGCCGCCCGCACCGTGCCCAGGTGCACCCCGGGCTCGCGGCCCGGCTCGCGTTCGAGCTCCGCCAGCTCGGCCAGCTCGGCGGCGACCAGCGCCCGGTACAGGCCGGCGATCAGCACGATGTCCGCCACGCTCGGGCAGGAGTCGCAGATGCGCATCTCGACCGTCGGCAGGTGCTGCGACGGCCGGATGTCGAAGTAGATCATCCCGGCGTCGCTGATGACCCCGGACCGGACCAGCTCCTCGATCATCTCCTGGTACTCGGCGGCCGAGCCGAAGTGCGGGATCGGGCCCGCCGTGGGCCAGCGCTGCCACACCAGGGTGCGGTAGCTGGCGTAGCCGGTGTCGGCGGCGTACCAGAACGGGGAGCTGGCGCTCAGCGCCAGCAGCGGCGGCAGCCACGGCGCGAGCCGGTGCGCGACGGCCACCGCCAGCTCCCGGTCGCGCACCTCGGCGTGCACGTGCATGCCGCAGATGAGCTGCTCGCGGGTGAGCACCTGGAAGTCGGTGAGCATGCGCTCGTAGCGCGCGTCGGGGAAGATCTTGAGCTGGCCCTCGGCCACGAGCTGGGGGCTGCCCGCGGCCATGACGCCGAGGCCGAGCGCGTCGGCCTCGCGGATCAGCGCGGCGCGCATGCCGCACAGGTCCCCGGCCAGCTCGCGGAGGTCGCGGAAGGGCAGGCTGTTGGACTCCACCATCGAGCGCTGCAGCTCGTGCGTGAAGCGGGCAGCGGGCAGCGCCTCCAGCAGCAGCCCCGAGCGGGCGGCCACGTGGCGCGTCCTCAGGTCCACGATGTGGAACTCCTCCTCCACCCCGACTTTGATCGGCCTCCCCCGCTCCGGCACGGTCACCACCCCCGACATACCGCCCCAGAAACGGACACTCCCCCAAAAAAGCCAGGTTTAGCATCGTCCTTTATGGCCTAGACTCCGACGAATGTCCCTGCCCGCTGCCCGGCTGGCCTGGCTGGACGCCCTGCGGGGGCCGGCGGCGCTGGCCGTCACCGCGCACCACGCCGGCTGGACCTTCGTGCCCGCCCTGTACGCCGTCGTGGACGCGCGCATCGACCTCGGCACCTGGGGCGTGTTCGTGTTCTTCCTGGTGAGCGGGTACATCATCCCGGCCTCGCTGGAGCGGCACGGCGACCTGCGGGCCTTCTGGACCGGCCGGGCCTTCCGCCTGCTGCCGCTCCTGCTGGCCGCCTTCTGCGCCGTGCTCCTGCTGGCCGCCGCCGGGCTGCTGCCGCTCGCGCCGGGGCTCGGCTCGCGCCCGCTCCCCCTCGTCGCGCTCGGCAACGTGACGATGCTCCAGGAGCTGCTCGACCTGCCCGCCGTGGTCAACGTGACCTGGACGCTGTCGTACGAGATGGCGTTCTACCTGATGAGCGTGGCCCTGTACGCGCTGGGCCAGGCGCGCAGGTCGGCGCCGATCGCGCTGGCCCTGGCGGTGCTCGCCGTGCCCCTCGGCCTGCTCTTACCACGCGCCGTCGTCGGCCACCGCGACCTGGTCGCGGCGCTGCTCGGCCTGGCCGTGACCGCCGCCGTCGCGGTCACCGCGCTCGGCCGCGGCCGGGCCAGGACGGCGGCCGCCGCCGCGGGCGGGCTGCTCGGTTTGGCGCTGGTGCTCCTCGGCAGCCGGGGCGGCACCTGGCAGGGCGTCATCATCCTGGCGGCCATGTTCGCGGGCACCGCCGTGTACCGGGCCGAGCGCGGCGAGATCCGGTGGCGGGCGGCGGCCGTCGCCGTGGCGGCCGTGGTGGGCTGTGGGATCCCTGCCAAGGACGACCCCGGCTGGGCGCCGGCGCTCGTGCTGGCCTTCGCGGTGTTCGGGCTGGCGTTCGCGCTCCGCGCGCGGGCCTTCCCGCGCTGGCTGACCTGGCTCGGCGTGGTCAGCTTCTCCCTCTACCTGCTGCACCCGATCCTGCTGCGCCTGGTGCCCGCGCTGTGGCTGTACTACCTGGTGCTCATCCCGTTGTGCGCGGTGACGTACCACGTGATCGAGGCCCCGGCGCAGCGCGCGGGCCGCCGCCTGCGCGGGCCGGGACAGCGGGAACTGTCGCCGTGACCTCCTAGATTGTGCCCATGGCCCTCTCCCTCCGCGAGCTGAACCGCGCCACGCTGGCCCGCCAGCTCCTGCTGCGCCGCGAGCCCCTCGACGCCGGCGCCGCGGTCCGCCGCCTGGTCGCGCTCCAGGCGCAGCAGCCCGCCTCGCCCTACCTCGCGCTGTGGAACCGGCTGTCCGGCTTCGACCCGGCCGGGCTCGACGCCGCGTTCGCGGACGGCTCGCTGGTCAAGGCCACGCTCATGCGCATCACCCTGCACGTCGTGCACGCCGACGACCACACCGTCCTGCGCCTCGCCATGCGCGAGACGTTGCGCGCCTCGCGGCTCGGCGACCGGCGCTTCGCCGCGACCGGGCTCACGCCCGAGCAGGCCGACGCGCTGGTGCCCGAGCTGCTGGCCTTCGCCGACCGGCCGCGTACGGGGGCCGAGATCG encodes:
- a CDS encoding aminotransferase class I/II-fold pyridoxal phosphate-dependent enzyme — translated: MDHSQAPILQALEAYHDSGQLPFTPPGHKQARGADPRVAAVLGEAVFRDDVLATGGLDDRSSSGGVLERAEELMADAVGAKQTFFSTCGSSLSVKAAMMSVAGPGEKLLIGRDAHKSVVAELVLSGSIPVWVESQWDEDLHLAHAPAPGAFAAAFDRHPDAKGALVVTPTPYGTCTDLAALARVCHERGKPLLVDEAWGAHLPFHPDLPTWAMDAGADVCVTSIHKMGSGLEQSSVFHLQGDLVAPELLKERADLFSTTSPSVLIYAALDGWRRQMVEHGRDLYDRALKLAGRVRDEIEAIDGLHVHGRADLCGEGRACTADPMQLLVDVTGLGTGGYQVTDWLREHHRINLGHSDHRRVGVQLTHADDEETTGRLLAALRDLSERAAELPPAPRIELPSPSELRMEQAMRPRDAFFARVEHVPWRQAAGRVTAEMITPYPPGIPAAIPGERLTEEVLRYLRSGLAGGMVIPDAADTSLDTVRVVAEDDKS
- a CDS encoding DUF5709 domain-containing protein yields the protein MSHHTPEHDPRSRFEDEGIPDLQDGTPEQQWAVDPQEAPLPADHPVAVNDFGTTIDEQIQGESLDGRLQREVPEEQPAFGVEESATADRLPTDQDDAPEVERVTEESGLGVGSDLDTSYERDDDVDPGWGAQPEEPSGQVWDEPRRAGRLVAPDEGAHGDTEPDEVATEVGPDMGGYSAEEAAMRVEPE
- a CDS encoding acyl-CoA dehydrogenase family protein; translation: MADLLTGDFYGFEELLADDERKTLLRVREFLREKVVPIANDYWARAEFPTHLVQGYADLGIAGLAYDEVPGPRPSSLLSGFLAMEMAHADPSMATFFGVHTGLAMGSVAACGSAEQRERWLPAMSRMEKIGAFALTEPDGGSDVSGGMRTTARREGDTWVLDGAKRWIGNATFADLVVVWARDPEDKHVKGFVVEKGTPGFTATKIENKMALRSVQNADITLDGCRVPEANRLQNAHSFRDTAGILRRTRSGVAWQAVGVMLAAYEIALDYAKEREQFGRPIGKFQLVQDLLVRMLGNATASLGMVVRLAQLQDAGTYRDEHSALAKAYCTTRMREVVGWARELLAGNGIVLDYDIGRFVADAEALYSYEGTREINTLIVGRAVTGLSAFV
- a CDS encoding DUF3040 domain-containing protein, with the translated sequence MSLSDRERRLLAEIERNLRCRDPRFTRRIDALNRQGPQRFACHVSTRQVVCVLLVVVALTFLSAAILVLTAPQGRPPAHQTKALSPVTARPTMSVLISRVPS
- the ctaD gene encoding aa3-type cytochrome oxidase subunit I translates to MTTYKSGEEPLTSPLAPARHPRKGAVIARWMSSTDHKVIGYLYLITSFLFFSLAGVMALIIRAELAQPGLQVVSQQAYNQLFTMHGTIMMLLFATPLFAGFANVIMPLQIGSPDVAFPRLNAISYWLFLFGGLIVFSAIFTNLGMPDFGWTAYTPLSHSTFSVGQGGDLWVMGLAMSGLGTILGAVNFFTTIICMRAPGLSMFRMSIFTWNVLLTSMLVLMAFPVLTAALLALEADRKLGTHVYDAANGGPMLYQHLFWFFGHPEVYIIALPFFGIITEVIPVFSRKPIFGYIGLVGATVAISGLSMTVWAHHMFATGQVLLPFFSFLTFLIAVPTGVKFFNWIGTMWRGHLTFQTPMMFAIGFLITFLLGGLTGVILGSPPLDFHLHDSYFVVAHFHYVVFGTVVFAMFAGFYFWWPKMTGRMLNDHIGKWHFWLLFIGFHTTFLVQHWLGVAGMPRRYADYSAADGFTDLHLISSVGAFVLGVSTLPFLYNVWWTARHSPRVELDDPWGYGNSLEWATSCPPPRHNFVSMPMIRSERPAFDLHYPHTRHRRDDDELTGPADSER
- a CDS encoding S9 family peptidase — its product is MTPTPDLGGLARLPAPAGLTAESCLAPALAPDDSAVAYVSDRDGSPRVWVQPLGEDAEPWPVDTGPQPVVDVSWAPTGGHLAVLVAPGGGEHTQVEAVQTHGGDLRTLAAPPGGSASMVRWTGRGETLLVAETAADGLTSAVLVDAVTGARRPIAAGHLLWPAGVSRDHATMLLRRGPRGARHMYLADLAHGEERRLLPGLPGTTDTGALSPDGRTAYLLTDAGRDRAALLAVRRDALVTLDAALDGRAGEAEVLAERPDAELDRFALSADGRRALLVWNRAGRSELDVLDLEAGELRPLPPPPAAVVTSARIAWHGTLAALAAESPEEPSHVLVCDLEAGRYRRVAGSGPSPHAAGAEHLRFRARDGLELTGWLYRPPHVSGPAPYALYLHGGPEDEERPTFNPLFQNLVAAGIGVFAPNVRGSGGHGRAFRRADDGPLRFRAVEDVADCAAELVARGLADPGRLACTGWSYGGYLTLAALVTHPGLFRAGVDVAGIADFETFYARTEPWIAEAAVGEYGHPETDRDLLRALSPLRSLDRLAAPLLVVHGAADTNVPLYEAEQVLAAARALGLPCEALIFDDEGHEIRQVANRISFVAKVVDWLSHQLQTVEHSSTGRKDFGQAG
- a CDS encoding N-acetylglutaminylglutamine amidotransferase, producing the protein MCGLSGEIRFDGVEADIAAVDRMTEAMHDRGPDGSGLWSQGPIALGHRRLKIIDLSEKAAQPMVDGELGLAVVFNGCLYNYGELRDELRREGYSFFSTSDTEVLMKAYHRWGPACVEHFKGMFAFAVAERDTGRLVLGRDRLGIKPMYLAEDGRRLRFASTMPALLAAGDVDTSVDPVALHHYMTFHSLVPGERTILAGVRKLPAATVRVVDADGTSREHRYWDPSYTRGALPEHAGLTAGEWRQAVLDALRTAVRRRMVADVPVGVLLSGGLDSSLIVALLAEEGQEGLATFSIGFEPAGGEKGDEFAYSDLIAERFGTDHHRIRIPDSRLVDGLEQAVRAMAEPMVSHDCVAFHLLSQEVAKYVKVVQSGQGADEVFAGYRWFPPLADVPREQAAEVYAREFFDRPHGELARILAPGHLLDHDASGDYVRAHLARPGAETALDAVLRLETTAMLVDDPVKRVDNMTMAHGLEARTPFLDHELVELAAACPAELKLAHGGKGVLKDAARRLLPADVIDRPKGYFPVPAIRHVDGPVLELVRDALTSRAARERGLFRPEYVERLLADPEADRTTTGVNTLWQLGLLELWMQAHGV
- a CDS encoding carboxylate-amine ligase, producing MPERGRPIKVGVEEEFHIVDLRTRHVAARSGLLLEALPAARFTHELQRSMVESNSLPFRDLRELAGDLCGMRAALIREADALGLGVMAAGSPQLVAEGQLKIFPDARYERMLTDFQVLTREQLICGMHVHAEVRDRELAVAVAHRLAPWLPPLLALSASSPFWYAADTGYASYRTLVWQRWPTAGPIPHFGSAAEYQEMIEELVRSGVISDAGMIYFDIRPSQHLPTVEMRICDSCPSVADIVLIAGLYRALVAAELAELAELEREPGREPGVHLGTVRAATWQAARSGLEGELVDPVKGVPRPAAEVIALLLDRAAPHLRAAGDQELVTALARRALARGSSAARQRAAHARRGRLSDVVDLLLAETRALDWDRDLRPAA
- a CDS encoding acyltransferase family protein: MSLPAARLAWLDALRGPAALAVTAHHAGWTFVPALYAVVDARIDLGTWGVFVFFLVSGYIIPASLERHGDLRAFWTGRAFRLLPLLLAAFCAVLLLAAAGLLPLAPGLGSRPLPLVALGNVTMLQELLDLPAVVNVTWTLSYEMAFYLMSVALYALGQARRSAPIALALAVLAVPLGLLLPRAVVGHRDLVAALLGLAVTAAVAVTALGRGRARTAAAAAGGLLGLALVLLGSRGGTWQGVIILAAMFAGTAVYRAERGEIRWRAAAVAVAAVVGCGIPAKDDPGWAPALVLAFAVFGLAFALRARAFPRWLTWLGVVSFSLYLLHPILLRLVPALWLYYLVLIPLCAVTYHVIEAPAQRAGRRLRGPGQRELSP